CCGTTCAGCGCCACCCACTACACCGCCGAGCACCTGTTGCACGAGAGTTCACACCTTCGGCTGATGCTGCTCCTGGAACTCGACCCGCTGGTGACCGTCGCGGACGGGGCGACCTTCAACTCCCCGGTGCGCAAGGACCCGCGCCCCCTGTGGGGCATGCTCATGGCCGTCCACGCGTTCGCCCGCATCACCGCCTTCCACCGTCGCGCCCACGAACGCACCGGTCAGGAGATCCACCGCGAACTGACGCGGCAGAACGCGGATCTGCTCGCCAAGGGCCTAGACGAGATCGAGGGCGAGCCCACGGCGGAGTTCACCGAGGCCGGCAAGGTGCTGTGGGCGCAGATGCGCGCGGAGACGGATCGGGTCCCGCGATGACGACGACGACCACGCAGGTGCGCCAGGCGGGCTTCGCGGACCTCATCGGGGACCGGACGGTCCGCGTCCTGGCACTCTGCTCGCTGATCAACTCCTGTGCCTTCTTCGGCATGATGCCCTTCCTGGCGCTCTATCTCGCCGACATCACCTCGCTGCCGCCGGCCGCGATCGGAGCCTTCACCGGCTCCGTCGCCCTGGTCGGTGCGGTGGGGGCGCTGGCGGGCGGAGCCATCACCGACCGAGCCGGAGCCGGGACTCTCCTGCGCGCGGGGCTCGTCCTCTACACGCTGCTGGCCGCAGCCCTCGCCACCGTCACCGCGCCGGTGCTGGTGCTGCCCCTGATCGTGTGCCTGGGCGGCGCGCTGATGCTGGTCGGGCCGTCCTTGAAGAAGCTGATGAGCCTCGCCGCGGGCGAGGGCGGCGAACTGGTCTTCCGCATACGGTTCATGACCGTGTCGGCCGGCGCCGCGCTCGGCCCGCTCGCGGGTGCCGCGGCCTACAGCGTCTCCCACCGGGCGCTCTTCGCCGTCTCCGCGGCGCTGTTCGCCTGCTGCGTGCTGCTGGTCCATGCCCGGCGCGACTCCCTGCGGGTGCTGGACGTCCGTGTACCGGCCGCCCGTCAGGGGCGCTGGACCTGGACGCACTCCCTGCGCGACGGGCGGTTCCGGCTCGTGCTGGTCTCGGCCGTCCTGATCACCCTGGTCTTCGCCCAGCTCGAGTCGGTGATCCCCCTTTACCTCAAGGGAGAGTCCGGTGACCGTGCTCCGACGCTGTTCGCGGTGGTGTTCGCCGTGCACGCCGTCCTGGGCTTCGCCTACCAGTGGCCGGCCGCGTGGCTCGCCCGGCGGACCACGCTCCCGGCACAGGCCGGGGTGGGCTGCACCGGCTTCGCCGTCGCCTTCGTGTGCTGGGGCACCTCCGACGGCCGACTGTGGGTCCTGCTGGCCGGGGTGCTCGCCTGGACCGTCGGGGAGGCGCTCCTGATGCCGATGGCTGACCTCGTCACCCACCGCCTCGCGCCCGACGCGGAGAAGGGAGCGTTCTTCGGCGCGCTGGAACTGCGCTACCTGGGCTTCTTCGCCGGACCGATCCTCGGCGGCGCGCTGCTCGACAGCGGCACCTGGCACTACTTCGGTGTGATGGCGGCCCTGTCCTTCGCCGCCTGGCCGGTGCTCCGCGCCCGCTCCCTGGGCCTGGACGGCCGATGACCGTCGTCGGCCCGGTCACCGACCCCGCACACGTCCCGAGCCGGCGGAGACGAGCCTCAGCGAGGTACCTGTACCAGCGAGAAGCGTGCCCCCTCGGGATCCGCCACCGTCGCCACGCGGCCGTGGGGGCTCTCGTGGGCCGGTTTCAGGATGTGGCCGCCGAGGCCGGTGAGGCGGGAGAGGGTCTCGTCGGTGTCGGCCACCTCGAAGTACGTCATCCAGTGCGGGCCCCGGTCGCGGGGGAGGCAGTTGCCGACGCCGTGGACTCCGGCAACCGGGTGACCGGCGACTTGGAGGGTGACGTAGTCGAGGTCGGCGGAGACCACCGGCTCCTCGTCGTAGCCGAAGACCGTTTCGTAGAACTTGGTGACGCTCGCCGTCTCGAAGGTGAGCAGCTCGTGCCAGGCCGGTGTGCCGGGGACGCCGGAGATGCCCGTGCCGCGGTGCGCTCCCGCCTGCCAGATGCCGAAGACCGCGCCGGAGGGGTCGGATCCGATCGCCAGCCGGCCCGCGTCCTCCGCGTCCAGCGGGCCTACCCCGACCGTGCCGCCGCACAGCCGTACCGTCTCCGCGGTCAGGTCGACGTCGTCCGAGGCGAGGTAGGGCGTCCAGGCGACCGGGAGGTGGCGGTCGGGCGGAAGCTGGCCGATTCCGGCGACCTCCTCGCCGTCCAGCAGGGCCCGGACGTAGGGGCCGAGCTGCTTGGGACCGGGTTGGAACTCCCAGCCGAACAGTTCGCCGTAGAAGTCCTGGGTCGTGGTCAGTCCGTGCACCATCAGGCTCACCCAGCAGGGTGTGCCGGGGGTGTGCGTCTCGCCGGTCATCGTCACTCTCTCCTCGACCCCTCGCGGCGGCCGCGTCGCCGCCGCTCTCCGGAACCCCGTGCCGATGCTCGCACCACCCGTGGCACGGCGCGCTCCGGGCGCGCCGCCGCTCCGTGGCCCGTGTCCGCAGAATGCCCGGTGTGCGGTTTCCCGTCCGCTTCTGCGCGATTGCCCACAGGTGTCGATCGGCTGTACAGCATGTGCCCGATCCCGTACGCCTCGTGATCGGGCCTGCCCGGCGGAGCAGAGTAGCCGGACATGGGCGATGCGGCCACCCCGTACGCGAGGATGGTGGCCATGAACGCCATCATCTCCGCATCCGAACTCGTGAGCGAACTCGCGGGCGAGAACCCGCCAGTACTGCTCGACGTCCGCTGGCAGTTGAGCGTGGCCAAGGCGGCCGGGGAACCCCCCTTCGACGGCCGGGCCGAGTACGCGGCCGGGCACATCCCGGGTGCCGTCTTCGTCGACCTGGACAGGGAACTTGCCTCCGCCGCCGGTCCGCGCGGCCGGCATCCCCTGCCCGATGTCGCGGAGTTCGGCGCCGTGATGCGCCGGGCGGGTGTGTCGGCCTCCGTGCCGGTGGTCGTGTACGACGGGGGACAGGGCTGGGCGGCCGCCCGCGCGTGGTGGTTGCTGCGCTGGACGGGTCACCCGGACGTGCGGGTCCTCGACGGCGGGTTGCCGGCGTGGGAGGGGCCCCTGCAGTCGTCGGTGCCCGGTCCCGCTCTCGCCGAGGGCGACTTCCGGCCGATGCCGGGACCCGCGGGGCTGCTCGACGCCGACGCGGCGGCGGCGCTGGCGCGGTCCGGGGTGCTGTTCGACGCGCGGGCGGGGGAGCGGTACCGGGGCGAGGTCGAGCCGATCGACCGGGTCGGCGGGCACATCCCGGGCGCCGTGTCCGCGCCGACGAACGAGAACGTGGGGCCGGACGGGCGTTTCCTGCCCGCCGAGGAGCTGGGCGCACGCTTCAAGGCCCTCGGGGCGGGCGACGGCTCCGAGGTCGGGGTGTACTGCGGTTCGGGCGTCTCCGGGGCGCACGAGGTGCTGGCCCTGGCGGTCGCCGGGATCCCGGCGGCTCTGTACGTCGGGTCCTGGTCGGAGTGGTCGTCGGACCCGTCCCGGCCGGTCGCCGTGGGCCCCGACCCCCAGTGACCCGGCGCGAGGACTGAGCGGCCTCTTCAGCCGCCCGGCCGTACTCGTGCCGCACAAGCCGGAGGGCCCGCTGCCGATCGGCGCGGGCCCTCGTCCTCGTACGGCCGTCTCCAAGCCGTACGACCGGCTACTCCTGCTTCTTGCGGCGGGTGCCGAACACGATCTCGTCCCAGCTCGGGACCGCCGCGCGGCGGCCGGGGCGGACGCCGTCGGCCTCGGCCTGGCGGTCGGTGGAGCCGGTGAGGCGGTCGCGGTGGCTGCCGACCGAACGGGGCATGAGGACATCCGCGTAGGCCGAACCGGCCGAGGCCGCCGGGGCCGGGGGCTCCTCCACCTCGGGTTCGGCGGGGGGCTCCTCCATGGGCGGGGCGGGCTCCGGGGGGCGCTCCGGGACCACCAGGTCGCCCCGGAAGCTCGGCACCGCCTCCAGCAGGCTGGTCAGCGAGTCCCGCTCGGCCGTGGCCTCCTCGACCGGATCGGTCGACGGCACGGGCAGGCTCGGCCCCCGTTCGAGGGCGCGGTCCAGCGGACGGTCGCGCGGCAGCCGCGCGATCCGCGGGACGAACGGAAAGCTGGGCTCCGGCACGGCGAGGTCGTCGGACTCGCCGATCAGCGAGCGTGCTTCCTCGTCGACGGCCTGGACGAGCCGCCGAGGCGGGTCGTACGTCCAGCTCGCCGAGTGCGGTTCGCCCGCGACCCGGTAGACCAGCAGGACTTCCCAGGTGCCGTCGTCGCGGCGCCACGAGTCCCACTGGACGGTGTCCTTCTCGACGCCGCGCAGCAACAGGCGCTCCTGGACGGCCTCGCCGAGCTGGGGGCCCGCGTTCTCGCCGGGGCGGCGGACGGGTGTCTTGCGTGCCCGCTCGGCCATGAACGCGCGCTCCGCGAGCACAGGGCCCTCGAAGCGGCGTACGCGGTCCACGGGGATGCCGGCCATCTGCGCGACCTCTTCGGCCGTCGCACCGGCGCGTATACGTGCCTGAATGTCACGGGGGCGGAGATGGCTCTCCACCTCGATCTCGATCTGGCCGAGGCGGGGACGGTCGCCGCGTACCGCGGCGCGCAGACGCTCGTCAATCGGAAGCGTGTACTCCGTGCTGTCCGCAGCCTTCAGCACCAGCCGTGTGCCGTCATTCGAGACGGCCACGACACGCAGTTCGGGCATGGGGACCTCCCGGGTGGTGCCTGCCGACGTCACGTGCGTCGCTGCTTCCGCTAGTCGAGTGTGGCCTGCCCGGGTGCAGCCTGCCACAACCTTGCCGAGTTGCCCGGCGTGTCGGGCACGGGCCCTGGAACGCCGTTATGGCACGGTTACCTATTCGCAACGCTAAGTGACCAACTCCGTCACCCTGTGCAACTAGCCCCCTCCTGGCGGTCCTTGGAGCCATGGACGCCCTGGCGGGAGACCGGATCCAGGGCTCGCAACAGTACTCCATTTGGACCACGTGCGTGGATTGGCGCGCCGCCCAACTTCTGGCAACAGACCGGACTTGACGGCCTCCCGCGCGAATTCGGGGATCTTGAACGTGGCGCACTTCACGTAATCACCCGAAACGGAACGCGAAGTCCGGTGACGGCACGCTCACTTCACCCGGCCCCGAGATCCCGCCCGCCGCGCCCACCGAGCGCTACGGGCCCAACACCCTGCGCAAGTAGTCGTTCTGGAACCGGCGTTCAGGATCGAGCCGGTCCCGCAGCGCGGTGAACTCGCCGAAGCGGGGATAGACCCCGGCGAAGTACTCGGCGTCGCGCGTGTGCACCTTGCCCCAGTGCGGACGCCCCTCGTGCGCGGTGAAGATGCGCTCGGCGGCGGTGAAGTACGCCTGGTAGGGCGTGCCCTTGACCATGTGCACCGCGATGTAGGCGCTGTCGCGGCCCGACGCCGTGGACAGGGTGATGTCGTCGGCCGGCGCCGTGCGCACCTCGACCGGGAAGCTCACCTTGAGGCCGGAGCGCTCGACCATGGCCCTCAGCTCGCGCAGCGTCTCGGCGACGGCCGCGCGCGGGACGGCGTACTCCATCTCCACGAAGCGCACCCGGCGCGGCGATGTGAAGACCTTGTACGGGATGTCCGTGTAGGTCCGCGCGGACAGGGCCTTGCTGGAGATCCGGGCGATCGCCGGGATCGTCCCGGGCGCCGCGCGGCCGACCCACTGGGCGACCTGGAAGACGCCGTTGGAGAGGAACTCGTCCTCGATCCAGCCCTGGATCTGCGGCACCGGCTTCTCCGGGCCCGCGCTGCGGTTGTTGCGCTTGGTGTTGGTGCTGCCGGTGTGCGGGAACCAGTAGAACTCGAAGTGCTCGTTCTCGGCCCACAGTTCGTCGAACTCGGCGAGCACCCTGTCGAAGGGCATCGGCTCCTCGAGGGCCGTCAGCAGGAAGATCGGCTCCACGGCGAAGGTGATCGCGGTGACGATGCCGAGCGCGCCGAGGCCTATCCGGGCGGCCGCGAAGACCTCGGGGTTCTCCTTCTCGGAACAGCTGAGCACCGAACCGTCGGCCGTGACCAGCTCCAGGCCCTTGATCTGGGCGGCGATCGAACCGGACTCACGGCCGGTGCCGTGCGTGCCGGTGCTGGTGGCGCCGGAGACGGTCTGCTCCATGATGTCGCCCATGTTCGTGAGCGACAGGCCCTCCCGCGCGAGAGCGATGTTGAGCCGCTTGAGCGGGGTCCCGGCCTCCACGGTGACCGTCCCGGCCTCACGGTCGATGTCGCGGATACCGGTCAGCAGTTGAGGGCGTATCAACACACCGTCGGTGGCGGCGATCGAGGTGAAGGAGTGCCCGGTGCCGACGGCCTTCACCTTCAGGCCGTCCGCGGCCGCTTTCCGTACGGCGTCCGCGAGCTCCTCGACCGAGGCGGGCGTGACCTCCCGCGCGGGCCGGGCGGCGACGTTCCCACCCCAGTTACGCCACGTGCCGTTCCTGCCGCTCGCTGTGCTGCTCAACGGTGCCTCCCCGACCCGGAGCCGGCCCCTTGAGCCGGCGGTACCCCAGAAAACCGACCGCGACCGCGACGGCCCCGGACACCGCCGGGACCCCGTACCCGGCGCGCGCCCCGGCCGCGTCGATGACCCAGCCGGCCGCGGAGGAGCCGAGTGCGACCCCGACCGCCAGCCCGGTACTGATCCAGGTCATGCCCTCGGTCAGCTGCGCGCGTGGTACGTGCTGCTCGATGAGGGACATCGTGGTGATCATCGTGGGAGCGATGGCCAGGCCCGCCAGGAACAGCGCCACGGCCAGAAACGGCAAGTTTCCGACCAGTAGGAGGGGGATCATACTCACGGCCATCGCGCATATGCCCAGCAGCCAGCGAGGTTCGGGCGCCCCCTTGAAGTGCAGCAACCCGAAGACGAGGCCGGCCGCGCAGGAGCCCGCCGCGTACAGGGCGAGCACGATGCTGGCGGCGCCCTTGTGGCCCTGCTCGTCGGCGAAGGCCACGGTGACCACGTCGACGCCGCCGAAGATGGCCCCGGTCGCCACGAAGGTGGCCACCAAAACCTGGAGCCCGGCGGAGCGCAGGGCGCTGCCGCCGTCACCGTGCTTCTCGCGCGGGTGCGGCGCGGGCTCGGTGGCGCGCTGAGCGGTCAGCCAGAAGACGCCGACCGCCAGGAAGCAGGCGGCGAGCAGCGGGCCCGCCTCCGGGAACCAGGCCGTGGACAGCCCGATCGAGATGATCGGCCCGAAGATGAAGCAGACCTCGTCGATCACCGACTCGAACGAGTAGGCGGTGTGCAGCTGCGGCGTCCCGCCGTACAGCGCGGCCCACCGCGCGCGGATCATCGCGCCGATGCTCGGTACGCATCCGATGCCGGCGCTGAACACGTACAGCGTCCAGTCGGGCCACCGGTAGTGCGCGGCGAACAGCAGCCCGGCCGCCGAGGCGAGTGCGATCAGCGTCGCCGGGCGCAGCACCCGCCGCTGCCCGTGCTGGTCCACCAGCCGCGAGACCTGGGGGCCCGCCACCGCCGCGGCCAGCGCCATGGTGGCCGACAGCGCGCCGGCGAGCCCGTACCGCCCGGTGAGCTGGGAGACCATGGTCACCACGCCGATGCCCATCATCGACAACGGCATCCTGCCGAGGAACCCCGCGGCGGAGAAGCCCTTACTGCCGGGGGCGGCGAAGAGGGCGAGGTAGGGGCTCGGCACGAGGGTCTCCGGTCGGACGGGATCGGCGGTGGATGCCGACAGTCCAGTAAGGCGTGAAGGCAGCGGATACAGCTTACGAGTTAGGTGACCCTAATGCACCTGGCGGTCCGGCCCCGGAACTCCGTCCGGCACCCCGCCGTTTTCCGGCTGTCAGTACCGGATGACAGGATCGACCCATGCCAGACGCGCTCGATGCCACCCCCTACGACGCCCTGCTCCTGCTCTCGTTCGGCGGCCCGGAGGGCCCGGACGACGTCGTCCCGTTCCTGGAGAACGTGACGCGAGGGCGCGGCATCCCCAAGGAACGCCTGAAGGAAGTCGGGCAGCACTACTTCCTGTTCGGCGGGGTCAGCCCCATCAACGACCAGAACCGCGCCCTGCTGGACGCCCTGCGCAAGGACTTCGCCGAGCACGGCCTGGGCCTGCCGATCTACTGGGGCAACCGCAACTGGGCCCCGTACCTGACGGACACCCTGCGCGAGATGGTCGCCGACGGTCACCGCCGCATCCTGGTCCTGGCCACGAGCGCGTACGCCTCGTACTCGGGCTGCCGCCAGTACCGGGAGAACCTCGCCGACTCGCTGGCGGCACTGGAGGCCGAGGGCGTCGAGCTCCCCCGGATCGACAAGCTGCGGCACTACTTCAACCACGAGGGCTTCCTGGAGCCCATGATCGAGGGCGTCCTGCGGTCCCTCGCCGACCTCCCCGCGGACGTCCGGGACGGCGCGCACCTCGCCTTCTCGACCCACTCCATCCCGAACGCGTCGGCGGACACCTCCGGCCCCGTCGAGGGCCACGGCGACGGCGGCGCGTACGTGGAGCAGCACCTGGAGGTCTCGCGGCTGATCGCCGAGGCGGTCCGCGAGCGCACCGGCGTGGACCACCCCTGGCAGCTCGTCTACCAGTCCCGCTCGGGCGCCCCGCACATCCCGTGGCTGGAGCCGGACATCTGCGACCACCTGGAGGAGCGCCACGCGTCCGGCGCCCCCGCGGTGGTGATCGCCCCCATCGGCTTCGTCTCCGACCACATGGAGGTCCTGTACGACCTCGACACGGAGGCCAAGGCCAAGGCGGAGGAGCTGGGGCTGCCGATGCGCCGCTCGGCCACGGTCGGCTCCGACCCGCGGTTCGCCGCCGCGATCCGCGACCTGGTCCTGGAGCGATCCGCGGTCGAGCGCGGCCAGGCGGTCACGCCCTGCGCCCTCGGCGCACTCGGCGCGAGCCACAACCTCT
Above is a window of Streptomyces sp. NBC_00490 DNA encoding:
- the sepH gene encoding septation protein SepH, whose protein sequence is MPELRVVAVSNDGTRLVLKAADSTEYTLPIDERLRAAVRGDRPRLGQIEIEVESHLRPRDIQARIRAGATAEEVAQMAGIPVDRVRRFEGPVLAERAFMAERARKTPVRRPGENAGPQLGEAVQERLLLRGVEKDTVQWDSWRRDDGTWEVLLVYRVAGEPHSASWTYDPPRRLVQAVDEEARSLIGESDDLAVPEPSFPFVPRIARLPRDRPLDRALERGPSLPVPSTDPVEEATAERDSLTSLLEAVPSFRGDLVVPERPPEPAPPMEEPPAEPEVEEPPAPAASAGSAYADVLMPRSVGSHRDRLTGSTDRQAEADGVRPGRRAAVPSWDEIVFGTRRKKQE
- a CDS encoding sulfurtransferase, translating into MNAIISASELVSELAGENPPVLLDVRWQLSVAKAAGEPPFDGRAEYAAGHIPGAVFVDLDRELASAAGPRGRHPLPDVAEFGAVMRRAGVSASVPVVVYDGGQGWAAARAWWLLRWTGHPDVRVLDGGLPAWEGPLQSSVPGPALAEGDFRPMPGPAGLLDADAAAALARSGVLFDARAGERYRGEVEPIDRVGGHIPGAVSAPTNENVGPDGRFLPAEELGARFKALGAGDGSEVGVYCGSGVSGAHEVLALAVAGIPAALYVGSWSEWSSDPSRPVAVGPDPQ
- a CDS encoding ferrochelatase, which translates into the protein MPDALDATPYDALLLLSFGGPEGPDDVVPFLENVTRGRGIPKERLKEVGQHYFLFGGVSPINDQNRALLDALRKDFAEHGLGLPIYWGNRNWAPYLTDTLREMVADGHRRILVLATSAYASYSGCRQYRENLADSLAALEAEGVELPRIDKLRHYFNHEGFLEPMIEGVLRSLADLPADVRDGAHLAFSTHSIPNASADTSGPVEGHGDGGAYVEQHLEVSRLIAEAVRERTGVDHPWQLVYQSRSGAPHIPWLEPDICDHLEERHASGAPAVVIAPIGFVSDHMEVLYDLDTEAKAKAEELGLPMRRSATVGSDPRFAAAIRDLVLERSAVERGQAVTPCALGALGASHNLCPVGCCPSRAPHPAAAGADSPYA
- a CDS encoding MFS transporter; amino-acid sequence: MTTTTTQVRQAGFADLIGDRTVRVLALCSLINSCAFFGMMPFLALYLADITSLPPAAIGAFTGSVALVGAVGALAGGAITDRAGAGTLLRAGLVLYTLLAAALATVTAPVLVLPLIVCLGGALMLVGPSLKKLMSLAAGEGGELVFRIRFMTVSAGAALGPLAGAAAYSVSHRALFAVSAALFACCVLLVHARRDSLRVLDVRVPAARQGRWTWTHSLRDGRFRLVLVSAVLITLVFAQLESVIPLYLKGESGDRAPTLFAVVFAVHAVLGFAYQWPAAWLARRTTLPAQAGVGCTGFAVAFVCWGTSDGRLWVLLAGVLAWTVGEALLMPMADLVTHRLAPDAEKGAFFGALELRYLGFFAGPILGGALLDSGTWHYFGVMAALSFAAWPVLRARSLGLDGR
- a CDS encoding D-arabinono-1,4-lactone oxidase, with protein sequence MSSTASGRNGTWRNWGGNVAARPAREVTPASVEELADAVRKAAADGLKVKAVGTGHSFTSIAATDGVLIRPQLLTGIRDIDREAGTVTVEAGTPLKRLNIALAREGLSLTNMGDIMEQTVSGATSTGTHGTGRESGSIAAQIKGLELVTADGSVLSCSEKENPEVFAAARIGLGALGIVTAITFAVEPIFLLTALEEPMPFDRVLAEFDELWAENEHFEFYWFPHTGSTNTKRNNRSAGPEKPVPQIQGWIEDEFLSNGVFQVAQWVGRAAPGTIPAIARISSKALSARTYTDIPYKVFTSPRRVRFVEMEYAVPRAAVAETLRELRAMVERSGLKVSFPVEVRTAPADDITLSTASGRDSAYIAVHMVKGTPYQAYFTAAERIFTAHEGRPHWGKVHTRDAEYFAGVYPRFGEFTALRDRLDPERRFQNDYLRRVLGP
- a CDS encoding VOC family protein, with translation MTGETHTPGTPCWVSLMVHGLTTTQDFYGELFGWEFQPGPKQLGPYVRALLDGEEVAGIGQLPPDRHLPVAWTPYLASDDVDLTAETVRLCGGTVGVGPLDAEDAGRLAIGSDPSGAVFGIWQAGAHRGTGISGVPGTPAWHELLTFETASVTKFYETVFGYDEEPVVSADLDYVTLQVAGHPVAGVHGVGNCLPRDRGPHWMTYFEVADTDETLSRLTGLGGHILKPAHESPHGRVATVADPEGARFSLVQVPR
- a CDS encoding MFS transporter, with protein sequence MPSPYLALFAAPGSKGFSAAGFLGRMPLSMMGIGVVTMVSQLTGRYGLAGALSATMALAAAVAGPQVSRLVDQHGQRRVLRPATLIALASAAGLLFAAHYRWPDWTLYVFSAGIGCVPSIGAMIRARWAALYGGTPQLHTAYSFESVIDEVCFIFGPIISIGLSTAWFPEAGPLLAACFLAVGVFWLTAQRATEPAPHPREKHGDGGSALRSAGLQVLVATFVATGAIFGGVDVVTVAFADEQGHKGAASIVLALYAAGSCAAGLVFGLLHFKGAPEPRWLLGICAMAVSMIPLLLVGNLPFLAVALFLAGLAIAPTMITTMSLIEQHVPRAQLTEGMTWISTGLAVGVALGSSAAGWVIDAAGARAGYGVPAVSGAVAVAVGFLGYRRLKGPAPGRGGTVEQHSERQERHVA